The following proteins are co-located in the Candidatus Abyssobacteria bacterium SURF_5 genome:
- a CDS encoding CBS domain-containing protein, whose protein sequence is YISTSGKSNPQKIRGFCRFLTKPKPKVSKMSLMYDRSIHRIPVLRDGKVVGLVTAMDVVRMVADGKQE, encoded by the coding sequence ACTACATTTCGACTTCCGGAAAATCGAACCCCCAAAAAATAAGGGGTTTTTGCAGATTTTTGACCAAACCCAAGCCCAAAGTGTCCAAAATGAGTTTGATGTACGACCGGAGCATCCACCGCATCCCGGTTTTGCGAGATGGGAAAGTCGTCGGACTCGTGACCGCAATGGACGTGGTGCGAATGGTGGCGGACGGCAAGCAGGAATAA
- a CDS encoding FAD-binding protein, whose product MQYHDVVVVGGGLAGLRAALEVNMHNLRVAILSKVYPIRSHSVAAQGGINAPLGNHPRGAHDSWERHAFDTVKGSDYLADQDAAVRMAKDAAERIIEMEHWGCPFSRTPNGKIAQRPFGGAGFPRTCFAADKTGHMLIHTLFEQIVKYEQAAERGELKIYNEWLVTSLVIEGGVCRGVIALELATGKLEAFKADAVLFATGGCGRLYTNSTNAMINTGMGMAVPFWAGIPLKDMEFIQFHPTTLYGSNILMTEGCRGEGGYLTNKRNERFLANYPDSRKGMEVAPRDIVSRNITTEILEGRAFENAYVNLDLRHLGEERIAARLPAIREICRKFLGIDPVHEPIPVQPGQHYTMGGIDVNSDGASPAKGFYAAGEASCVSVHGANRLGGNSLLETIVFGKIAGEHMSNYVFGKTDLGAGDKTLEDALAQEEKKLKALMNSDGGENPSNLKEEMQRMMTDKVGIFRTKESLSDAQRKIRELRDRYKKVRLRYTGGPYNYDLASTIELKGSIDVAETVIVGALAREESRGSQFRRDFPARNDEKFLQHTLAYFTPEGPRLDYKDVTLGYWEPKERKY is encoded by the coding sequence ATGCAATATCATGATGTCGTTGTAGTCGGCGGCGGGTTGGCTGGTTTGCGCGCTGCGCTCGAGGTGAACATGCACAACCTGCGCGTCGCCATTCTCTCGAAAGTCTACCCGATCCGGTCCCATTCGGTGGCCGCACAAGGGGGCATCAACGCCCCGCTCGGCAACCATCCCCGCGGAGCGCACGACTCGTGGGAGCGGCACGCCTTCGATACCGTCAAGGGGAGCGATTACCTTGCGGATCAGGATGCCGCCGTCAGAATGGCGAAGGATGCCGCCGAGAGAATCATCGAGATGGAACATTGGGGGTGTCCGTTCAGCCGCACGCCGAACGGAAAGATTGCGCAGCGTCCATTCGGGGGCGCCGGTTTTCCGCGAACCTGTTTCGCGGCCGACAAGACGGGCCACATGCTGATTCACACGCTGTTCGAGCAAATAGTGAAGTACGAGCAGGCGGCCGAGCGAGGCGAACTGAAGATTTACAACGAGTGGCTGGTTACTTCACTCGTAATCGAAGGTGGTGTCTGCCGCGGCGTCATCGCGCTGGAACTAGCCACGGGCAAGCTCGAGGCGTTCAAGGCCGATGCCGTTTTGTTCGCGACCGGCGGTTGCGGGCGCCTGTATACTAATTCGACGAATGCAATGATCAATACGGGCATGGGGATGGCGGTGCCTTTCTGGGCGGGGATTCCGCTGAAAGACATGGAGTTTATCCAATTCCATCCGACGACGCTGTACGGCTCGAACATCCTCATGACCGAAGGCTGCCGCGGCGAAGGCGGTTATCTGACGAATAAGAGAAACGAGCGCTTCCTTGCCAACTATCCCGACAGCCGCAAGGGCATGGAGGTCGCTCCGCGCGATATCGTGTCGAGAAACATCACCACCGAAATCCTCGAGGGACGCGCATTCGAGAACGCGTACGTCAATCTCGATCTTCGACATCTTGGTGAAGAACGGATTGCCGCGCGACTGCCGGCCATTCGCGAAATCTGCCGCAAATTCCTCGGCATCGATCCCGTTCATGAGCCGATACCGGTGCAGCCGGGCCAGCACTACACCATGGGCGGCATCGACGTCAACTCCGACGGCGCCTCCCCAGCCAAAGGATTCTATGCTGCGGGCGAGGCCTCATGTGTGAGCGTCCATGGAGCGAACCGACTCGGCGGCAACTCGCTGCTGGAGACGATCGTTTTTGGCAAGATCGCCGGCGAGCACATGAGCAACTACGTTTTTGGAAAGACCGACCTTGGCGCCGGCGACAAGACGCTGGAAGATGCGCTTGCGCAGGAAGAAAAGAAGCTGAAGGCGCTGATGAATTCCGACGGGGGCGAGAATCCATCGAACCTGAAAGAAGAGATGCAACGGATGATGACCGACAAGGTCGGCATCTTTCGGACGAAGGAAAGTCTTTCCGACGCGCAAAGGAAGATCAGGGAACTGAGGGACCGTTATAAGAAGGTGCGCTTGCGGTACACGGGCGGGCCGTACAATTATGATCTTGCCTCAACCATCGAGTTGAAGGGGAGCATTGATGTTGCCGAAACTGTGATTGTCGGCGCGCTCGCGCGAGAGGAGAGCCGCGGATCGCAATTCCGGCGCGATTTCCCGGCGCGCAACGACGAAAAATTCCTCCAACATACGCTTGCCTATTTTACTCCTGAGGGGCCCCGGTTGGATTACAAGGACGTCACGCTTGGCTATTGGGAGCCGAAGGAAAGGAAGTATTAG
- a CDS encoding ankryin: protein MASRGADLEKALMIAASRGAAEAVNILLQKGANPNARDAASGATPLIIAAAGGHEKVARLLLEKKAEVDARDQQTGYTALMIAAAKGRQEFAKALVDAGADINAETTDGTTALMIAAASGQKVLVQFLLTNGADPTKKNDLGLTALRYAEGKGQAEIAQILKQAEATD, encoded by the coding sequence ATGGCATCACGCGGGGCGGACCTTGAAAAAGCATTGATGATTGCGGCATCGCGAGGCGCCGCGGAGGCGGTGAACATCCTTCTACAGAAGGGCGCCAATCCGAACGCGCGGGATGCCGCAAGCGGCGCAACTCCTCTGATCATTGCCGCTGCCGGCGGTCATGAGAAAGTTGCCCGCCTGTTGCTTGAAAAAAAAGCCGAAGTTGACGCCAGGGATCAGCAGACAGGCTATACCGCCTTAATGATTGCCGCAGCGAAAGGGCGCCAGGAATTCGCGAAAGCTCTGGTAGATGCGGGAGCAGATATCAATGCTGAAACCACAGATGGAACCACAGCACTCATGATCGCAGCGGCCAGCGGCCAGAAAGTGCTCGTTCAGTTTCTTTTAACGAATGGCGCCGACCCAACAAAGAAAAATGACTTGGGCCTCACCGCACTGCGATATGCTGAAGGAAAAGGTCAGGCGGAGATCGCACAGATTCTGAAACAAGCGGAAGCAACCGATTAA
- a CDS encoding ATP-binding cassette domain-containing protein yields MQQPLIDIHSLSFRYRRSPSPVLKDISLQIDEGEFVVLMGPNEGGKSTFCFTLNGLIPHLMKGDFKGSVRVCDMETHENSVKDFFPHVGLVFQDFESQLFSTSVELEIAFGPENAGISRDEIGHRIQWALEMTGIEALRRRQPGTLSGGQKQLLAIASALSLQPKVLCFDEPTTDLDPKNKRRIFSITEKLAGKEILIIAEHETEEALKADRILLMRGGRIVADGPPAVILRNIPLLEQCSVMPLQVTESFNKLGAGELPLTVEEALDLWQKHGLQFRRRAREILAAADQTRVRPVDRLRIEVEDVSFSYDAGMKALDGVSLQVKDGEFIAILGQNGSGKTTLAKLLNGLLKPGQGNVRVGGRSTTNLSAGVLAREVGYVFQNPDHQIFKETILEEVLFGPQNMGIAPEQARQQAHDALETVGLWERRLEDPFTLPKGLRQKVAVASVLATRPSIIVMDEPTTGLDYGELKQMMGLIKRLNDAGHTIIIITHCIWIAAQYAHRIILIKAGKIVADGPAREIFADESLLARADVRAPQIVSFSNRLGLTMLSVEEFLQCAQPVINLDADPDNADWLKVLRKQREEGK; encoded by the coding sequence ATGCAACAGCCCTTGATCGACATACATTCGCTTTCCTTCCGATATCGACGTTCTCCTTCCCCTGTTCTAAAAGATATTAGCCTTCAAATCGATGAAGGTGAATTCGTCGTGCTCATGGGGCCGAACGAGGGGGGCAAATCGACATTCTGCTTTACACTGAATGGATTGATCCCGCACCTGATGAAGGGGGACTTCAAAGGCTCAGTCCGCGTGTGCGATATGGAGACGCACGAAAACTCCGTCAAGGATTTTTTCCCGCACGTGGGTCTCGTATTTCAGGATTTCGAGTCGCAGCTTTTTTCGACATCTGTCGAGTTGGAGATAGCATTCGGACCCGAAAACGCGGGAATATCCCGCGATGAAATCGGTCACAGAATCCAGTGGGCGCTCGAAATGACGGGTATTGAAGCCTTGCGCAGACGCCAGCCAGGCACGCTTTCCGGCGGACAAAAGCAGCTGCTGGCGATCGCGTCGGCGCTTTCGCTCCAGCCGAAAGTCCTCTGCTTCGACGAGCCGACAACCGATCTGGACCCGAAAAACAAGCGCCGCATTTTCTCGATTACGGAAAAACTCGCCGGGAAAGAGATCCTTATCATTGCCGAGCATGAGACCGAGGAGGCGCTGAAGGCCGATCGTATTCTGCTCATGCGCGGTGGTCGAATAGTTGCCGATGGTCCGCCCGCCGTCATCCTTCGAAACATTCCCCTGCTCGAACAGTGCAGCGTCATGCCGCTCCAGGTGACGGAATCATTCAATAAACTCGGCGCCGGTGAACTGCCGCTCACTGTAGAGGAGGCGCTCGATCTCTGGCAAAAACACGGCTTGCAGTTTCGTCGGCGCGCCCGCGAAATCCTTGCAGCCGCTGACCAAACGAGGGTTCGTCCTGTCGACCGGCTCCGGATCGAGGTAGAAGACGTTTCTTTCAGCTACGACGCTGGAATGAAGGCGCTCGACGGCGTGAGCCTCCAGGTAAAGGACGGCGAATTTATCGCAATCCTCGGGCAGAACGGGAGCGGCAAAACCACGCTCGCCAAACTGCTGAACGGCCTCCTGAAGCCCGGGCAAGGGAACGTGAGGGTCGGCGGAAGAAGCACCACGAATCTTTCAGCCGGTGTTCTTGCGCGGGAAGTCGGCTACGTGTTCCAGAACCCCGACCACCAGATTTTCAAGGAAACGATTCTGGAAGAGGTGCTCTTCGGCCCGCAGAACATGGGAATTGCGCCCGAGCAAGCCCGGCAGCAGGCGCACGATGCGCTCGAAACGGTCGGCCTGTGGGAGCGGCGGCTGGAAGACCCGTTCACACTCCCCAAAGGGCTCCGACAGAAAGTGGCGGTCGCTTCGGTGCTCGCAACAAGACCATCCATCATCGTCATGGATGAGCCGACCACCGGCTTGGATTACGGCGAGCTGAAACAGATGATGGGGCTCATCAAGCGACTCAACGACGCCGGACACACCATCATTATCATCACCCACTGTATCTGGATCGCGGCGCAGTATGCGCACAGAATCATCTTGATAAAAGCTGGAAAAATTGTCGCCGACGGACCGGCAAGAGAGATATTCGCCGACGAGAGCCTGCTTGCACGGGCCGACGTCAGGGCGCCGCAGATCGTCTCGTTCAGCAACCGCCTCGGCCTCACAATGCTTTCGGTCGAAGAGTTCCTGCAATGCGCGCAGCCGGTCATCAACCTGGATGCCGACCCCGACAACGCCGACTGGCTGAAAGTCTTGAGAAAGCAGCGGGAAGAAGGAAAATGA
- a CDS encoding energy-coupling factor transporter transmembrane protein EcfT, with translation MRAAGHQPGCRPRQRRLAESLEKAAGRRKMNPYLYEERETIIHRLDPRVKLFLLIAAFFIMLIPSLLPSALGSFALIAVHASLARAWDAIRRLRNFIIVITIFTIILWIMIPRGEDILWLFIRRDSFMHGVLAAVKIAGILIAGMIFLVTTRNEEITAGLVRLGAPYVACFAFSLALRLVPTFAQTGLTVAEAQKSRGLELRKGPLWQRMKNYIPLMAPIFLVSIRNANLMAMALEARGFGARGKRTFYLQVCMKQRDWLALAVGSLTLLLLFGIHLV, from the coding sequence ATGCGCGCAGCCGGTCATCAACCTGGATGCCGACCCCGACAACGCCGACTGGCTGAAAGTCTTGAGAAAGCAGCGGGAAGAAGGAAAATGAACCCGTACCTGTACGAAGAAAGGGAGACCATAATCCATCGACTCGACCCGCGAGTCAAATTGTTCCTCCTCATAGCCGCTTTCTTTATCATGCTGATCCCTTCCTTGCTCCCCTCGGCGCTTGGCTCGTTTGCATTGATCGCGGTCCATGCCTCGCTTGCGCGCGCATGGGATGCGATCAGGCGGCTGCGAAACTTCATTATCGTCATCACCATATTCACCATCATCCTCTGGATCATGATTCCGCGCGGTGAAGATATCCTGTGGCTCTTCATCAGGCGCGATTCGTTCATGCACGGCGTATTGGCGGCGGTCAAGATCGCCGGAATCCTGATTGCGGGCATGATCTTCCTGGTAACCACCCGAAACGAAGAGATAACCGCCGGCCTCGTCAGGCTCGGGGCGCCGTATGTGGCATGTTTCGCTTTTTCGCTGGCGCTCCGGCTGGTTCCCACTTTCGCGCAAACCGGCCTGACAGTCGCCGAGGCTCAGAAGAGCCGTGGACTTGAACTTCGGAAGGGCCCCCTCTGGCAGCGGATGAAGAACTATATTCCCCTCATGGCGCCCATTTTTCTTGTGTCGATCCGCAACGCGAATTTGATGGCGATGGCGCTCGAGGCGCGCGGGTTCGGCGCCCGCGGAAAGCGAACCTTCTATCTGCAGGTATGCATGAAACAGAGGGATTGGCTGGCCCTTGCCGTTGGCAGCCTCACCCTCCTCCTGCTCTTCGGAATTCATCTGGTGTAG
- a CDS encoding long-chain fatty acid--CoA ligase, whose protein sequence is MQKLPTSITTVGQMLEYWAMEAPTKPALYFRDEVVTFSELNRLSNRYANVLSQLGVGPGDRVCIFCPNRLEFLYSYFGLIKIGAMMVSLSVMLKADEAKYIIDDARAKMIITTEYLYPVIEPIKDQLETIEHILYLDDNPPAGVTVLPPLVERAADEFHTREFDPDSVACIIYTSGTTGRPKGAMLTHNNLLHNYESANILLKTTSEDVLLVPGLPLFHLLAQICVMAALYGGVPSVLMEFFVPQMVLENIARYKANSFSGVPTMFALLLNDPEIDNYDLSSLRICFCSSAPLSLSLLRRFEERTGAIITEGYGLTEATALVTSNPIDGQRKPGSVGVPIRCEVRVVDEKDRDMPVGEVGEIIIRGKNVMKGYYNNQKATAETMRNGWLHTGDMGNFDSDGYLYVVDRKKDLIITGGYNIYPAEIENVLYKHPAVAMATVIGVPDEIKGEIAKAYVVLKEGQTVTEKEIIDFCRERIAKYKAPRAVEFRETLPTTPTGKILKRELRNQVLGRRKKETS, encoded by the coding sequence ATGCAGAAACTACCCACCAGCATAACGACAGTTGGGCAGATGCTCGAGTATTGGGCTATGGAGGCTCCCACGAAACCGGCTCTCTATTTCCGCGACGAGGTGGTTACCTTCTCCGAGTTGAACAGGCTGTCGAACCGCTACGCAAACGTTCTCAGTCAACTCGGGGTGGGACCGGGCGACCGCGTCTGCATCTTCTGCCCGAACCGCCTCGAATTCCTGTATTCCTATTTCGGCCTGATCAAGATCGGCGCAATGATGGTCTCGCTCAGCGTCATGCTCAAGGCGGACGAGGCCAAGTACATCATTGACGACGCCCGCGCGAAAATGATTATCACGACCGAATACCTGTACCCGGTGATCGAGCCGATTAAGGATCAATTGGAGACGATCGAGCATATCCTCTACCTGGATGATAACCCGCCTGCCGGCGTGACGGTGCTGCCGCCACTCGTGGAGAGGGCTGCCGACGAATTTCACACGCGCGAGTTCGATCCCGACTCGGTCGCCTGCATCATCTATACATCGGGAACAACCGGCAGGCCGAAGGGAGCGATGCTGACCCACAACAACCTTCTGCACAATTACGAGTCAGCCAATATTCTCTTGAAAACAACTTCCGAGGACGTGCTGCTGGTGCCGGGTCTTCCCCTGTTCCACCTGTTGGCTCAGATCTGTGTCATGGCGGCTCTGTACGGCGGAGTGCCGAGCGTGCTCATGGAATTTTTCGTTCCGCAGATGGTGCTTGAAAACATCGCGCGCTACAAAGCGAACTCGTTCTCCGGCGTCCCGACAATGTTCGCGCTTCTTTTGAACGACCCCGAAATCGATAATTACGATCTCAGTTCGCTGCGCATCTGCTTTTGCTCGTCGGCCCCACTATCGCTTTCGCTGCTCAGGCGCTTCGAGGAGCGGACCGGCGCAATCATCACGGAAGGATACGGCTTGACGGAGGCGACCGCGCTCGTGACCTCGAATCCGATCGACGGTCAGCGGAAACCGGGATCAGTCGGCGTGCCGATCCGTTGTGAGGTGCGCGTGGTCGACGAGAAGGATCGGGACATGCCGGTGGGAGAAGTGGGCGAAATCATTATCCGCGGCAAGAACGTGATGAAGGGATACTACAACAATCAGAAGGCGACGGCCGAGACCATGCGCAACGGCTGGCTTCACACCGGCGACATGGGCAACTTCGATTCCGACGGCTACCTCTATGTGGTGGATCGAAAGAAGGACCTCATCATCACCGGCGGATATAACATTTATCCGGCCGAAATCGAGAATGTGCTGTATAAACATCCTGCGGTTGCGATGGCGACAGTCATCGGCGTGCCCGACGAGATCAAGGGCGAGATCGCCAAAGCATACGTCGTCCTGAAGGAGGGCCAGACCGTAACCGAGAAAGAAATCATCGATTTCTGCAGGGAACGAATAGCAAAATACAAGGCGCCGCGGGCCGTCGAGTTCAGAGAGACGCTGCCGACAACGCCGACAGGCAAAATCCTGAAACGCGAGTTGCGAAACCAGGTGCTCGGGCGACGGAAAAAGGAGACATCATAA
- a CDS encoding QueT transporter family protein has product MKEVFTMWKYTKMVVLVAVSAAFYAALTIPLKGIPIIPGYTELRPGAVVPVVFGLLFGPAGAWGAAFGNVIGDFFGTFGIGTIFGFFGNFFYGFLAYKVWTHMGLAQSADDLQINSWKKVVNFGLVVVLSSLACGLIIAWGLEGAKLVPFLPVGPIISVNNMIACLILGIPLLGLLHARLNRWDLLWSAIMEQADNPPGPTPKLGTALVWGGVLGGFITGIALSLGIGVAIIPQVGSGALSPVALGVAPFLIIVLVGSLLI; this is encoded by the coding sequence TTGAAGGAAGTCTTCACGATGTGGAAGTACACGAAGATGGTCGTCCTGGTCGCCGTGAGCGCCGCTTTCTACGCCGCATTGACCATCCCGCTGAAGGGTATCCCCATCATTCCCGGCTACACCGAGTTACGGCCCGGGGCGGTCGTCCCCGTTGTATTCGGCCTCTTGTTCGGGCCTGCCGGCGCGTGGGGAGCGGCATTCGGGAACGTGATCGGAGACTTCTTCGGGACTTTCGGCATTGGAACGATCTTCGGATTCTTCGGGAACTTCTTCTACGGATTTCTGGCTTATAAGGTTTGGACTCATATGGGACTGGCGCAATCAGCCGACGATTTGCAGATCAACTCCTGGAAAAAAGTGGTCAATTTCGGATTAGTGGTCGTCTTGAGCAGTCTCGCCTGCGGACTGATAATCGCATGGGGACTGGAGGGAGCGAAACTCGTCCCGTTCCTGCCGGTGGGTCCGATCATTTCCGTCAACAATATGATCGCCTGTCTCATTCTTGGGATTCCGCTCCTGGGACTGCTGCATGCCCGGTTGAACCGATGGGACTTGCTCTGGTCTGCAATCATGGAACAAGCTGATAACCCGCCAGGACCGACTCCAAAGCTAGGGACCGCGCTGGTATGGGGCGGCGTGCTCGGTGGTTTTATCACCGGAATCGCTCTCTCATTGGGAATCGGAGTCGCAATCATCCCACAAGTGGGCTCGGGGGCGCTCAGTCCCGTCGCGCTCGGTGTGGCGCCTTTTCTGATCATAGTACTCGTCGGCTCACTGCTCATTTAA
- a CDS encoding succinate dehydrogenase iron-sulfur subunit, with amino-acid sequence MADLTFKIFRFDPANDAGPRFDTYTVPAFKKGLTVLESLYYIQDKLDGSLAFRASCREGICGSCAMHINGKYRLACETQVADLKSDSITIRPLGHLKVLRDLVVDMEPFFAKYKYIKPFLMPGDDAPPDRERPQTEGQHSKMIPSIDCILCACCHSSCTVTATDPEYLGPAALLWADRFVLDSRDNALKERLRLVDQLHGIWRCHTIFSCQEVCPKDLDPTGAIADLKRKAIRHRFLGR; translated from the coding sequence GTGGCGGATTTAACGTTTAAAATCTTCAGGTTTGATCCGGCGAACGACGCCGGCCCCCGGTTCGATACGTACACAGTCCCCGCGTTCAAAAAGGGACTGACGGTGCTGGAGTCGTTGTACTACATCCAGGACAAACTGGACGGCTCGCTCGCCTTTCGCGCTTCGTGCCGCGAGGGTATCTGCGGCTCGTGCGCCATGCATATCAACGGCAAGTATCGGCTCGCGTGCGAAACGCAGGTGGCTGACTTGAAATCCGATTCGATAACGATTCGCCCGCTCGGGCATCTGAAGGTGCTGCGCGATCTCGTTGTGGATATGGAGCCGTTCTTCGCGAAGTACAAGTATATAAAGCCTTTCCTGATGCCGGGTGATGACGCGCCGCCCGACCGCGAGCGCCCGCAGACGGAGGGCCAGCATTCAAAAATGATCCCGTCGATTGATTGCATTCTCTGCGCCTGCTGTCATTCCTCGTGCACCGTGACCGCAACCGACCCTGAATACCTGGGGCCGGCCGCACTGCTGTGGGCTGACCGCTTCGTGCTCGATTCGCGCGACAATGCGCTCAAGGAGCGCCTGCGTCTGGTCGACCAGCTTCACGGCATCTGGCGCTGTCATACCATTTTTTCGTGTCAGGAGGTCTGCCCGAAAGACCTCGATCCGACCGGCGCAATCGCCGACCTCAAGCGCAAAGCCATCCGCCACCGCTTCCTCGGCCGCTAG
- a CDS encoding RNA-binding protein, translating to MNIYVGNLSYETTEADLQQAFEAYGRVVTAKVILDKVSGKSRGFGFVEMSSKEEGDAAISGLNGKDLKGRAIVANEARPRTEGRREGGFSQDRRGGGRGGRGGAGGGGGRRQNSERSGNRRW from the coding sequence ATGAACATTTACGTGGGCAATCTCTCGTACGAGACGACCGAGGCCGATTTACAGCAGGCGTTTGAAGCCTACGGGCGGGTAGTAACCGCCAAAGTCATCCTCGACAAAGTGAGCGGCAAATCCAGAGGTTTCGGATTTGTTGAAATGTCGTCCAAAGAGGAAGGCGACGCAGCCATCAGCGGCCTGAACGGAAAGGACCTAAAGGGTCGCGCCATCGTCGCGAATGAGGCGCGTCCCCGCACGGAAGGTCGGCGTGAAGGAGGCTTCTCGCAAGACCGCAGGGGCGGCGGCCGTGGCGGTCGCGGTGGGGCCGGCGGAGGAGGCGGACGGAGGCAGAACAGCGAACGCTCAGGCAACAGGCGCTGGTAA
- a CDS encoding succinate dehydrogenase, cytochrome b556 subunit, with translation MKWMKDFFLNRHEGQPSFGLHRLTGILMAVYLIPHVFVNSFALLYGAEGYNKATEAAQRLHWLEILIILGVAFHMFNGIRITWVDFFRATRARRQLFYVAGALTMLALLYSLYVYIPRMFFEH, from the coding sequence GTGAAGTGGATGAAAGATTTTTTTCTTAACCGGCATGAAGGGCAGCCGTCCTTCGGGCTCCATCGATTGACGGGGATTCTGATGGCTGTGTATCTGATTCCCCACGTTTTCGTGAACAGTTTCGCGCTGTTGTACGGCGCCGAGGGTTACAATAAGGCGACCGAGGCGGCGCAGCGGCTGCACTGGCTTGAAATACTCATCATCCTTGGCGTCGCTTTCCACATGTTCAACGGCATCCGCATCACGTGGGTGGATTTTTTTCGGGCGACGCGCGCCCGCCGGCAGCTCTTTTACGTCGCCGGCGCGCTCACGATGCTTGCGCTTCTGTACAGTCTGTACGTCTACATCCCGCGGATGTTTTTCGAGCACTGA
- a CDS encoding D-glycerate dehydrogenase — protein sequence MHHGEEKARVFVSQPIPTSAIALLEKHFRVIRNADDRILRRNELKKALRDADGLLSLLTDKIDGDLLAGAPKLRIVANMAVGYDNVDLKAATERGIMVTNTPGVLTETTADLAWALILGVARRLVESDRYTREGKFRGWGPMLFLGTDVYGKTLGIIGFGRIGQALARRARGFKMKVLFYDEMEVSPRVYERLKARPVTLETLLREADYISLHVPLTDTTRRLISREQLGMMKSSAYLINTSRGPIIDEKELVRALKSKQIAGAGLDVYEKEPALAAGLKGLSNAVLLPHIGSASVETRTKMALMAAENIRKALSGKRPPNLLNEVRWNRGKQP from the coding sequence ATGCACCACGGAGAAGAAAAAGCCCGAGTATTCGTTAGCCAGCCGATACCCACGTCCGCTATTGCTCTTTTGGAGAAGCATTTCCGCGTGATCAGGAATGCAGATGATAGAATTCTCCGCCGCAATGAACTGAAGAAAGCGCTTAGAGACGCTGATGGCCTGTTGAGCCTGCTGACCGATAAGATCGATGGCGATCTTTTGGCCGGCGCACCGAAACTCCGCATAGTCGCCAACATGGCTGTCGGCTACGACAACGTTGATCTGAAGGCTGCCACGGAGCGCGGCATCATGGTCACGAATACTCCGGGCGTGCTGACCGAGACGACGGCCGATCTGGCATGGGCCCTCATTCTGGGAGTCGCGCGGCGACTGGTCGAGAGCGATCGCTACACCCGCGAAGGCAAGTTCAGGGGCTGGGGACCGATGCTGTTTCTTGGAACTGACGTGTACGGGAAAACCCTGGGTATCATCGGATTCGGAAGGATCGGGCAGGCGTTGGCAAGGCGCGCGCGCGGCTTTAAAATGAAGGTACTGTTCTACGATGAGATGGAGGTATCTCCACGGGTATATGAGCGGCTGAAGGCGCGGCCTGTTACGCTCGAGACGCTGCTGAGGGAGGCCGATTATATCAGTCTGCATGTTCCGCTCACTGATACAACGCGCCGGCTCATCTCGCGGGAGCAACTCGGCATGATGAAATCCTCGGCCTACCTGATCAATACATCGCGAGGCCCCATCATTGATGAAAAAGAGCTGGTGCGAGCGCTCAAGAGTAAACAGATAGCGGGCGCCGGCCTCGACGTGTACGAGAAGGAGCCGGCTCTCGCAGCGGGTTTGAAAGGTCTTTCTAACGCGGTTCTGTTGCCGCACATCGGCAGTGCGTCGGTGGAGACCCGGACGAAAATGGCGCTCATGGCGGCCGAAAACATACGCAAGGCGCTTTCAGGCAAACGGCCGCCGAATCTGCTGAATGAAGTCCGATGGAATCGAGGGAAGCAGCCATGA